One stretch of Elephas maximus indicus isolate mEleMax1 chromosome 22, mEleMax1 primary haplotype, whole genome shotgun sequence DNA includes these proteins:
- the PURG gene encoding purine-rich element-binding protein gamma isoform X1: MERARRRGGGGGRGRGGKNVGGSGLSKSRLYPQAQHSHYPHYGASAAPNQAGGATEIQELASKRVDIQKKRFYLDVKQSSRGRFLKIAEVWIGRGRQDNIRKSKLTLSLSVAAELKDCLGDFIEHYAHLGLKGHRQEQGHGKEQSSRRRQKHAAPSPPVSVGSEEHPHSVLKTDYIERDNRKYYLDLKENQRGRFLRIRQTMMRGTGMIGYFGHTLGQEQTIVLPAQGMIEFRDALVQLIEDYGEGDIEERRGGDDDPVELPEGTSFRVDNKRFYFDVGSNKYGIFLKVSEVRPPYRNTITVPFKAWTRFGENFIKYEEEMRKICNSHKEKRMDGRRASGEEQECLD; encoded by the coding sequence ATGGAAAGAGCCAGGCGAAGGGGAGGCGGCGGCGGTCGCGGCCGCGGAGGCAAGAATGTAGGGGGCTCTGGCCTAAGCAAGAGTAGACTCTATCCCCAGGCCCAGCACTCCCATTACCCCCACTACGGGGCTTCAGCCGCCCCTAATCAGGCTGGAGGCGCCACCGAAATCCAGGAGCTGGCCTCCAAGCGAGTGGACATCCAGAAGAAGAGGTTTTACCTGGACGTGAAGCAGAGCTCCCGGGGCCGGTTCCTAAAGATAGCCGAAGTCTGGATAGGGAGAGGCCGGCAGGACAATATCAGAAAGAGTAAACTGACCCTCTCCCTGTCGGTGGCCGCGGAGCTGAAGGACTGTCTAGGGGACTTCATCGAGCACTACGCCCACCTGGGCCTGAAAGGCCACCGGCAGGAGCAGGGCCACGGCAAAGAGCAAAGCTCCAGGAGAAGACAGAAGCACGCGGCCCCCTCCCCACCTGTCTCGGTGGGGTCTGAAGAACACCCCCACAGTGTCCTCAAGACGGACTATATAGAAAGGGACAATAGGAAATACTACCTAGACCTAAAGGAAAATCAGCGGGGCCGCTTCCTGAGGATTAGGCAAACCATGATGCGGGGCACTGGCATGATAGGTTATTTTGGCCACACTTTGGGCCAGGAACAGACCATTGTCCTCCCAGCACAAGGCATGATTGAGTTCCGTGATGCCTTGGTTCAGCTAATTGAAGACTATGGCGAAGGGGACATAGAAGAACGAAGAGGCGGAGACGATGACCCGGTGGAACTCCCAGAGGGGACTTCTTTCAGAGTGGACAATAAAAGGTTCTACTTTGATGTGGGCTCTAATAAATATGGCATTTTCCTGAAGGTAAGTGAGGTGAGACCACCTTACCGTAATACTATTACTGTCCCATTCAAAGCATGGACAAGGTTTGGGGAAAATTTTATCAAGTATGAAGAAGAGATGAGGAAAATTTGCAACAGCcataaagaaaagagaatggaTGGCAGAAGGGCCAGTGGTGAAGAGCAAGAATGCCTCGACTAG
- the PURG gene encoding purine-rich element-binding protein gamma isoform X2 — MERARRRGGGGGRGRGGKNVGGSGLSKSRLYPQAQHSHYPHYGASAAPNQAGGATEIQELASKRVDIQKKRFYLDVKQSSRGRFLKIAEVWIGRGRQDNIRKSKLTLSLSVAAELKDCLGDFIEHYAHLGLKGHRQEQGHGKEQSSRRRQKHAAPSPPVSVGSEEHPHSVLKTDYIERDNRKYYLDLKENQRGRFLRIRQTMMRGTGMIGYFGHTLGQEQTIVLPAQGMIEFRDALVQLIEDYGEGDIEERRGGDDDPVELPEGTSFRVDNKRFYFDVGSNKYGIFLKVPSSRFRLKSDRMHNRTKHCTFLHHPYNRCYA, encoded by the exons ATGGAAAGAGCCAGGCGAAGGGGAGGCGGCGGCGGTCGCGGCCGCGGAGGCAAGAATGTAGGGGGCTCTGGCCTAAGCAAGAGTAGACTCTATCCCCAGGCCCAGCACTCCCATTACCCCCACTACGGGGCTTCAGCCGCCCCTAATCAGGCTGGAGGCGCCACCGAAATCCAGGAGCTGGCCTCCAAGCGAGTGGACATCCAGAAGAAGAGGTTTTACCTGGACGTGAAGCAGAGCTCCCGGGGCCGGTTCCTAAAGATAGCCGAAGTCTGGATAGGGAGAGGCCGGCAGGACAATATCAGAAAGAGTAAACTGACCCTCTCCCTGTCGGTGGCCGCGGAGCTGAAGGACTGTCTAGGGGACTTCATCGAGCACTACGCCCACCTGGGCCTGAAAGGCCACCGGCAGGAGCAGGGCCACGGCAAAGAGCAAAGCTCCAGGAGAAGACAGAAGCACGCGGCCCCCTCCCCACCTGTCTCGGTGGGGTCTGAAGAACACCCCCACAGTGTCCTCAAGACGGACTATATAGAAAGGGACAATAGGAAATACTACCTAGACCTAAAGGAAAATCAGCGGGGCCGCTTCCTGAGGATTAGGCAAACCATGATGCGGGGCACTGGCATGATAGGTTATTTTGGCCACACTTTGGGCCAGGAACAGACCATTGTCCTCCCAGCACAAGGCATGATTGAGTTCCGTGATGCCTTGGTTCAGCTAATTGAAGACTATGGCGAAGGGGACATAGAAGAACGAAGAGGCGGAGACGATGACCCGGTGGAACTCCCAGAGGGGACTTCTTTCAGAGTGGACAATAAAAGGTTCTACTTTGATGTGGGCTCTAATAAATATGGCATTTTCCTGAAG gtcccgtcgagtcggttccgactcaaaagcgaccgtatgcacaacagaacgaaacactgcacgttcctgcaccatccctacaatcgttgttatgcttga